In a genomic window of Sutcliffiella sp. FSL R7-0096:
- a CDS encoding VOC family protein gives MIERIDTLCLRVSDIEKSSDWYQELLGLKVAFKGEGYQVLNVGDGSSVPLTIEKGDTNPGDNQSYPIFFSKDIKRTYKNLKEQGVSVSELHNDGVNKFFNFYDLDGNKLQVCFFE, from the coding sequence ATGATTGAAAGAATTGACACATTGTGCCTGAGGGTTAGTGATATTGAGAAATCTAGTGATTGGTACCAAGAATTATTAGGATTAAAAGTAGCTTTTAAGGGGGAAGGCTATCAAGTTTTAAATGTTGGGGATGGCAGCAGTGTACCTTTAACAATTGAAAAGGGTGATACTAACCCTGGTGATAATCAGAGTTATCCTATATTCTTTTCCAAGGATATTAAAAGAACGTATAAAAATTTGAAGGAGCAGGGTGTAAGTGTAAGTGAACTACATAATGATGGTGTAAATAAATTCTTCAACTTTTATGACTTGGATGGTAATAAATTGCAAGTATGTTTTTTTGAGTGA